One window from the genome of Cyprinus carpio isolate SPL01 chromosome B1, ASM1834038v1, whole genome shotgun sequence encodes:
- the LOC122135804 gene encoding uncharacterized protein LOC122135804: protein MSQQEKREEDTASKISCDQPTKSQPSAFSEAEMTSEPNITRRRRQRSPEPSSVSLKSDTSMKKPPIFSDSAVTSDSLGKMHDTDAISSSSTSHSQTHIRDERTEADLQKHTLETGDLQRVKDQHKTSMKNKYERLFEGTKLQENQTFLNRIFTQLYIIEGESEGVDKEHEVLQMEKTARTKHSQDTAIDCNNIFKVSAEPGCEEKEQIKTVLTKGIAGIGKNRLCAEVHSGLGRGKRPD from the exons ATGAGTCAacaagagaagagagaggaggacaCTGCCTCTAAAATAAGCTGTGATCAACCCACAAAGAGTCAGCCCTCTGCCTTCAGTGAAGCAGAAATGACCTCTGAACCCAA catcACAAGGAGGAGGAGGCAGAGATCTCCAGAACCCAGCAgtgtgtctctgaagagtgaCACATCCATGAAAAAACCCCCTATATTCAGTGATTCAGCAGTGACCTCTGACTCTCT GGGCAAAATGCATGACACAGATGCAATCAGCTCATCTTCTACATCCCACTCTCAGACCCACATCAGAGATGAAAGAACTGAAGCAGacctacagaaacacacactggaGACTGGAGACTTGCAGAGAGTCAAGGAccagcacaaaaccagcatgaagaacaagtatgagagATTGTTTGAGGGAACCAAACTCCAAGAGAATCAAACCTTCCTGAACAGGATCTtcacacagctctacatcatagagggagagagtgaaggagtggataaagaacatgaggttttacagatggagaaaacagccagaacaaAACACTCACAAGACACCGCAATTGACTGCAATAACATCTTTAAAGTCTCAGCTGAACCAGGATGTGAGGAGAAAGAGcagatcaagactgttcttactaaaggcattgctggaatcggaaaaaaccgtctctgtgcagaagttcattctggactgggccgagggaaaa gacctgattga